DNA sequence from the Amycolatopsis sp. Hca4 genome:
GCCGCCTCCGCGTTCTGCGCCATACCGACGGACCCTACGGAGCGGCCGGTAGGGAAGGTCCTAGAGGAAATCCCCGCGGTGGCCGGGGAATCTAGGGAATTCCGGGCGGGCGGCCGATGACACTCGGCACCGGGTGCGCCCCGCACGAACCTCGGAGAGGAACCGGCCATGACGACATCCGAAGAGCTGCCGACGCTCGCGTCGCTGCGTTCGCCCGTGTTGGGCGACAACCCGTACCTGCGCAAGCTGCAGGCGGAGCGGCCGATCTGGCGGGTGCGCACCGACACGGGTGACGAAGGCTGGCTGGTGGTGGGCTACCCGGAGATCAAGGAGCTGATGCTCGACAAGCGCATCGGCCGCACGCACCCGAAGCCCGCCGAGGCCGCGCAGCTGGCCGACAACCCGATCTTCTCGATGATCGCCGGGGTGGCGGCCGGCCGGGACGAGCACGAGCTGCACGCCGCCTTCCGCGCCCTGCTGATCCCGCACTTCTCCCACAAGAAGATGCAGTCCCTCAAGCCGAGGGTGGAGGGCATCGTCCGCGGCATGGTGGACGAGCTGGCCGCGCTCACCCCGCCCGTCGACCTCCAGACCGCTTTTTCGCTCCCGGTTTCGCTGAAGGTGCTGTGCGAGCTGATGGGCGTGCCGCAGGACGAGCGCGACCGGCTGGGAGAGCTGCTCGACCACGTGCACGGGATCGGCGAACACGCCAACGCCGGCCAGGCCGAGTTCATCGGCTACCTGATGGGGCTGGCCGCCCGCAAGCGGGAGGATCCCGGCGACGACGTGATCTCCGGGATCTGCCAGGCCGGGCTGAAGGACTCCGACGTCACCAACATCGTCTGCATGCTGTTGTTCGCCGGGCACGAGAGCGTGGCAACGCACATCGGCAACGGCGTGGCCCGGCTGCTGACCCGGCCGGACCTGCTGGCCGAGGTGCGCTCGGACCCGTCGGCGATGGCCGGGGCCGTGGAGGAACTGCTGCGCACGGCCAACTTCGGCGGCGGGGCTCAGCCGCACTACGCGCACGAGGACATCGAAATCTCCGGCGTCACCATCCGGGCCGGGGACCTGGTGCTGCCGGACTTCGCCATCGCCAACTTCGACGAGCGCTCATTCGCCGACCCGGAGCGGATCGACTTCGGCCGCAAGCCCAACCAGCACCTCACCTTCGCCCACGGTGCCTGGCACTGCGTCGGGGCCCCGCTGGCCCGGCTGGAGCTCAACGCGGTGTTCACCGCCCTGCTGGCGAAGTTCCCCGACCTGACCTTGACCACCACGCTGGAGAAGCTGAACCGCGTCGACGGCGAAGACGGCACCGACCGGCTCGCGGCGTCCATCAGCGCGCTCCCCGTGGCGTGGTGAGCCATGGGTGAACTCCGGGGTGTCGAGGCGCTGGCCGGGCGCACGCCCACCGTGCTGTCGGCCCACTACGACGACGGCGTCCTCTCGTGCGGCGGGCTGCTCGCGGCCTGCGCCGAGGCGGGCACGCCGGGCACGGTCGTCACGGTGTTCTCCGGGGCGCCCGAACCGCCGCTGTCGGACGCGGCCCGGGCGTTCCACCGGGCGTGCGGCCTCGGTGACGCCGACGCCATCGCGACCCGGGAGGCGGAGGACGACCGCGCGATGACCGCGGTGGGGGCCGCTCCCGTCCGCCTGGGCGTGCCGGACGCGCTGTACCGCAAGGACCACGCGGGCCACCCGAGGTACCCGCAGGAGGAGGGGATGTCCCGGGCCGCGCTGGCGGCGGAGACCGAGCTGATCGGGAGGCTGGCGGCCGTCCTGGCCGCCGAGCCGTCGGTGCGCGACGCCGAGCTGGTCCTGGCCCCGCTGGCCATCGGCAACCACATCGACCACCGGATCACCCGCGCCGCGGCCCGATTGCTCGACCGCGACCCCGACACCGTCTGGTGGTACGAGGACGCGCCCTATGTGATCTTCCCGAAAGACCTGCTCGAGCCGTTCGACGAGTCCCACACCGACCCCCGGACCGTCCGGCTCACGCGGGGGCAGTGGCAGGCCAAGCTGCGGGGGATCGGCTGCTACGCCTCCCAGGCACCCATCCTCCTCGGTGGCCACGCCGAACTGCCGAAGTGGCTCACGATGTACGCCGAGTCGCTGGCGGACGGCGAGCCGGCCGAACGCTACTGGAGCCTCCCCGCCGCTTGACCCGGCGCGCACCTGGACGAATCAGTCGAAGCGGGCACGGCCGGGCGACCGGCCGTGCCCGCTTCCGCAGAGATCACGCTGTCTGGCTGAGCGCGGCCAGGTGGTGCTCGATCAGGTCGGCCGAACGCGTCGCGGCCGGCTCGGCGGAGCGGAGTTCGTTCCGGAAGGCGGCCACGGCGGCCCGGATCCGGTCGCTGGTGTGCACCGTCTCCACGGCCTCCCGCAGCCCCTGCGCCGTCAGCGTCTCCGGTTCCAGCAGCACGCCGAGGTCCTGGTCGGCGACCGTGCGGGCGGTGCGCAGCTCTTCTTGCTGCTGCGGCACGGTGACCAGCGGTACCCCGGCGGTCAGCGACTCCAGCACGGAGTTCATCCCGGCGTGGGAGACGAAGGCTTCGGCGTGCCGCAGCACGGACAGCTGCGGGAAGTACGGCCGCACCTCGGTGTTGGCCGGTACCGGGCCCAGCTCCGCCGGGTCCACGTGTTCCCCGATGGCCATCGCGACCTGCCAGCCGGTGTCGCCGAAGGCTTCGAAGCACTGCCGGAAGAACCCGGTCGTGTCGGCCAGGAAGCTGCCCATCGAGATGAACAGCAGCGGGCGGTCGCCGGTCTTGCGCCAGGCGCTGTCGTCGGCCCAGCCACCCAGGGCCGGGCCGACGAAGTGGAACCGTTCGTCGAAGGTGTCCGCGGCGGGCTGGAACGAGCGGGGCAGGAACACCAGGTTCAGCGGGGCGCAGCTCTCCCGCTCGTGCGGGGGCGTCAGGCCGAATTCCGCCGCGGTGCTCAGCTGGCTCCGGAAGATTTCGGTGAAGATCTCGATGGCCCGGGGGTCGGACATGTCCGTGCCGGCGGCCAGCAGTTCGTCGAGCGAGAAGTGGGCGTTGCTGGCGTAGGTCGGGTTGAGGGCGACGCAGGGCACGTCGAACCGTTCGGCCACCATGGTCGCCGACACCGCCTGGGCGTCGTAGCACAGCACATCCGGCCGGTCGTTCTCGAACAACTCGTTGAGCAGCCGCCCGCTGACCTTGGTCATCGCCAGCAGCGCCTCCGCGGTCGCCACGGTGTGCCGGGCGCTGGGCGTGGCCGACCGTGGCGGCAGCGCCACCGGGATCGGCAGCAGGGCGGCTCCGGCCGCCTCGACGTCCGCGCGGAACTTGTCGTGGGCGGCGTAGGTGACCCGGTGGCCGCGGTTCCGCAGTTCACGGGCCAGCGGCAGCGTCGGGCGGAGGTGTCCGAGCGCGGGAACGGTGACGAACAGGACGTGCATGCGGGTGCTTCCCCTCGCGTTCGTGGTCGCGTCGAGCGGTACCGGGATTGTCCGCCGGGAGGGGGTAGGGGTTCCCCCAGTCCGGAGACAGTGGCCATCGGGCCCACCGGATCGGTACGCGCGTGCAGCCGTGCCGCCGCACGGGTTGTCCCCGCCGGTTTTTGACTTACGATCACGCAGGTCTCAGCAACAACGGGGTGGTGAGAATGGACGGGGAACAACGTCGTCGGACGATCACGCGCTGGGTGAGCGAGTACGGTGGGCTCACCGTCCTGGAGTTCGCCGAGCGCCACGGCGTCAGTACCGAGGCCGTCTGGTCCGACCTGACGGCCTTGGAGCACGAGGGCACCCTGCGCCGGGTGCCCGACGGCGCGATCCCCGTCGTACCGGTGCGGCCGGGCGTGGGCACCCCGGACGCGCCCGACGAGTGGGGCGCGCTGTGCGAGATGCACGCGGAGAAGGAACGGATCGCCCGGGCCGCGGTCGGCGAGGTGCCCGCGGGCGGTTCGATCCTGCTGGACGCCGGGAGCACGGTGGCGCAACTGGTCGGGCTCCTGCCCGCCGACCACGACCTGACCATCGTCACGCAGTCGGTGGCCGTGGCCGTGGCGTTGAGCGAGCGCCCGGACCTGAACCTGATGCTGGTCGGCGGCCGGGTCCGCGGCGGCTCGCTGGCCCTGGTGGACAGCTGGGCGCTGCGCACGCTGGCCGACACCTGCGTCGACGTCGCCTTCCTCAGCGCCGACGGGGTGTCCGTGCGGCACGGGATGACCGTGCGCAACGGGGCGGTGGCGATGGTGAAACGCGCGGCCATGGTGGCCGCGCGGCGGACCGTGCTGCTGGCCGACCACACCAAGCTCGACCAGGACCGGCTGGCCCGCTTCGGTGCGCTGGGCGAGGTCGACGTCCTGATCACCGACGACCACGCCGACCCGGAGTGCGTCGCCGCGATCGCCGCCGCCGGGCCCCGTGTGCTCGTGGTCTGAACGGGCCCGAGCCCGGCCGTCGAAAAGCGCGTGGCCGCGGATCGATGATTTCGACGATTTCGAGAACAATGGCAGCGCCGAACGGAGCAATGGCGGGAGCGAATGCGCCGGCGCCGAATCAGACCGCGATGACCCGGGGGCCGGCGGCGGCGATGTCCGAACGCGCTTTCGGGTCGATCCCGTCATCGGTGATGAAGGTGTCGATGTCCGACAGGTCGGCGAACCGCGTCAGGAACACGTTGTCCACCTTGGAGTGGTCGGCGAGCAGGACGCGGCGGCGGGCGCAGTCGATCGAGGCCCGTTTCACCAGCGCCTCGTCGAGGTCCGGGGTGGTCAGCCCGCGCTCGGCGGAAACGCCGTTGGTGGCGATGAACGCGACTTCCACGAACGTGTCCCGCAAGGCCCGCAGAGCCCAGTCGTCCACGGTGGCCAGTGTGGTGCTGCGCAGCCGGCCGCCGACCAGCACCACCTGCAGGTTGGGCCGCGCGTGCAGCGACAGCGCCACGTTCACCGAGTTCGTCACCACGGTCAGTTCCCGGTCCGCCGGGAGTTCCGCGGCCAGGCGTTCGGTCGTGGTGCCGGCGTCGATGAGGATCGTGCCCACTTCGGGCAGTTCACCCAGTGCGGCGCGCGCGATCCGCGTCTTCTCCGCCGTCATCACGGCCCGGCGCGCGCCCACCGCGGGTTCGAAGGACAGCCGGTCCAGGGAGATCGCGCCGCCGTGCACGCGGCGGGCGTGGCCCAGCCGTTCCAGGGCGGTCAGGTCGCGGCGGATGGTTTCGGCGGTCACGGCGAATTCGGCCGCCAGCGGAACGACTTCCACCCGGCCGTGCACGCGCAGCCGTTCCACGATGATCCTTTGCCGCTCTTCCGCGTACAACGCCGTTTCCTCGTTCCCCTCGCGAGCGTGACGATGCCGCAGCTTAGGGGACCGGCGGCGGACGTCCCCGATTTCCCGGATAAACGCGGGAAAACATCGCTCCGGCGGCCGCGAGCCGCGGTTCGGTGGTGCGCCGGGACGCAATTGTCCGGTTGCCGCAGTTCGCCGCGGGGCCGGTGCGGCAATGTCTCGGGAATTCCCGGCTCGCCGCCCCGTAGGTTGCCAGTGCTCGCCGGCCGGATCGCGCGATGGGAGTGTCTTGGCCACCACCGTTACGGCCCGGCGCTCGGGCTGCCCGAGCCGGCCGGCCCGAACCGCGGCCACACCCTGGTGCCACCGCCGGATTCCGCAAGGGAATTCCTGGGGCAGATCGTGAACGGTCGCAACCGGTCCTCACCGGCGCCGACCAGCCCAAAATGCCCGAGACGGCCGAAGGGTGCTGCGAGGCCTCGACCAGGCCTCGCAGCACCCTTCGGCGCACCTCTTGGTCGGTGATGTGCCGCGTCAGTGGGTGCGGTTCGCCCACCAGGTCTGGCCGGCCTCGGGGAGGGTGGAGATCGGGTCGTAGTACGGGTACCGGCGCTGCAACGCCTCCGGGTCCTCCAGCTCGATCCCGGTCCGGTAGTTCTTGGTCCAGTACGAGATCCCCAGCTCCCGGTCGTACTCGGCCAGCTGGTGCACCCACCGCTTCCCCACGTAGGGCACGTCGCACACGATCCGCGGCGTCGCGTACCCCGGCAGGTACCCCATGATCGCGTGCTGCAGCTCCTGCGCCTCCCACACCGCCACGCGCCAGTGCTCCGCGTTGGGGATCATGTCGCACATGTAGAAGTAGTACGGCAGGATGTTCGCTTCCCCTTGCAGCGCAAAGCAAAGGTCCAGCAGCGCCGCCGGGGTCGCGTTGACGCCGCGCATCAGCACGCCCTGGTTGCGGACGTCCCGCACCCCCACGTTCAGCGCTGTCTGCGCGGCTTCCGCCACCAAGGGCGTCACCGACTGGGCGTGGTTGACGTGGGTGTGGATCGCCAGGTTGACCCCGCGCCGCTGGGCGGTGACCGCGACGCGCTCCAGCCCCTCGACCACCTTCGGCTGGAGCCAGTGCTGGGGCAGCGCCGCCAGTGCCTTCGTCGCCAGGCGGATGTCGCGGACGGTGTCGATGTCCATCAGGCGCATCAGGAACGACTCCAGCTGCGGCCACGGGACGTTGGCGACGTCGCCGCCGGAGACCACGACGTCGCGGACGCCCGGGGTCTTCTTCAGGTACGCGATCATCGCGTCCTGGCGGTCGACCGGCTTGAGCGTCAGCTTGTGCTTCTCCACCGTCTCCGTCGAGTTGCCGACCAGGTCCATGCGGGTGCAGTGGCCGCAGTACTGGGGGCAGGTCGAGATCATCTCGGCCAGCACCTTGGTCGGGTAGCGGTGGGTCAGGCCCTCCACCACCCACATCTCGGCCTCGTGCAGCGAGTCGCGCTCGGAGTGGGGGTGGCTCGGCCAGGTGGCGTCACGATCACTGCGCACCGGCAGCATGTAGCGGCGGATCGGGTCGGCGTAGAACGCCTCGGTCACCTTGGCCGGGTCGGTGCCGGCCGTGGGGCCATCGTGTTGAGCATCTGCGGGGCAGCAGCATCGACATCGTCGCCAGCTCGCGCTGGTCGGCGAGCAGGTCGTCGTAGAAGCGCTCCTCGAGCAGGTCGCCCATCAGCGCGCGCAGCTGCTTGACGTTGCGGACGCAGTGCACCCGCTGCCACTGCGCGTCACGCCACTCGGCCTCGGTCACGTCGTGCCAGCCAGGAAAGCGGCGCCAGTCGGGTTCCACCAGCTCGGCGCGGGCGTACTCGTAGGGCTGGTCGAAGGCGGCGGCAGGCGTCACAGGTTCCTGGATCGCAGTCACTTGTACTCCTAGTCGTCGGGAACGCGTTAAAATATCCTGTCATAACGCTGCCACAGAGTAAATCTTCCTGCCTGCTGGGGCGCCGTCCCCCACGTGGACGAAGGGGGCAGACTCAAGGTGTGACGGACGAACAGACGACGCTCCTGCTCGGCGGGCGCATCTACACCCCCGCCGGACCCGACACGACCGCGATGGCGGTCACCGGCGGCACCGTGGTCTGGGTCGGGCAGGACGCCCCGGCCCGCGCCCTGCACCCCGGCGCCCGGGTCGTCGACCTCCATGGCGCCTTCGTCGCCCCCGCCTTCGTCGACGCGCACGTCCACGCCACCGCCACCGGCCTGCACCTGACCGGCCTCGACCTCACCGGCGTCCGCAGCGCCGCCGACCTGCTGGCCCACGTCCGCACCGCCGTCGCGCCGGGCCAGGTCCTGCTCGCCCACGGCTGGGACGAGACCACCTGGACCGACCCCCGCCTGCCCAGCCGCGCGGAGCTCGACGACGCCGCCGGGGGCACGCCGGTCTACCTCAGCCGCGTCGACGTCCACTCCGCGCTGGTCTCCACCGCGCTGGTCGAGCTGGCCCCGGCCGCCCGCGACGCCGACGGCTGGTCACCCGAAGGCCCGCTCACCCGCGCCGCCCACCACGCCGTCCGCGCGGCCGTGCGCGCCGCCATCACCCCCGAGCAGCGCGAACGCGCCCAGCGAGCCTTCCTCGCCGAGGCCGCGAAGCAGGGCATCGTCAGCGTCCACGAATGCGCCGGCCCCGACATCTCCGGCCGCGACGACCTCGCCGCCCTCCTCGCCCTCGCCGGCCCCGGCACGCCCGAGGTCGTCGGCTACTGGGGCGAACTCGGCGCCGTCGAAACCGCCCGCGAGCTCGGCGCCCGCGGCCTGGCCGGCGACCTGTTCGCCGACGGCGCCCTCGGCTCCCACACCGCTGCCCTCACCGAGCCCTACGCCGACCACCCGGGCACCGGGACGCGCTACCTCGACGCCCACCGCATCGCCGGGCACCTGGCCGCCTGCACCGAAGCCGGGCTGCAAGCCGGCTTCCACGTCATCGGCGACGCCGCCGTCGCCGAGGTCGTCGAAGGCTTCCGGCTGGCCGAAAAGGAGGTCGGGCAGCGCGCCCTCGCCGCCCGCCACCACCGGCTCGAGCACCTGGAAATGGTCACCGCCGACCAGGCCAAGCAGCTGGCAGGCTGGGGCGTCGTCGCCTCGATGCAGCCGCAGTTCGACGCCCTCTGGGGCGGCCCGGAAGGCATGTACGCCGAACGCCTCGGCGCCGAACGCGCGGCCGGGCTCAACCCCTTCGCCACCCTCGCCGCCGAAGGCGTCTTGCTCGCCTTCGGCTCCGACGCCCCGGTCACACCGCTGGACCCGTGGGCGAGCGTCCGCGCCGCGGCCTACCACCGGACACCGGGCGCCGGCCTGTCGCCGCGGGCGGCGTTCACCGCCCACACCCGCGCCGGGCACCGCGCGGCCGGGGTCAACGACGGCGTCACCGGCAGCCTCGTCCCCGGCGCGCCGGCGCACTACGCGATCTGGGACGCCACCGACCTGGTCGTGGCCACCCCCGACAGCCGCGTGCAGCGGTGGTCCACCGACCCGCGCGCCGGCGTGCCGCCGCTGCCCAGGCTGGAACCGGACGCCGCCCTCCCGCAGTGCCTGCGCACGGTCCGCGCGGGTGCGGTCCTCCACGACACCATCACCTAGAGTTCTCGGCTGTGGCAGTCACCGTGGCGGACCCCGGACCGGGCACCCCGCACCAGCGCGCCCGCACGCGGCGGTTCCCCCCGGCCTGGCTGCTGCGCACCGCCGCGGCGTGCACGTCCGGATTCGCCTTCTACCTCAGCTTCGCGCCGCGTCCGCTGTGGTGGCTGGCGCCACTGGCGTTCGCCGGACTGGCGCTCGTGCTGCGCGGCCGCCGCTTCCGGGCCGGCTTCGGCTACGGCTTCGCGTTCGGGTTCGTCTTCTTCCTGCCGCTGCTGACCTGGCTGCTGGACTTCCTCGGCCCCGACTTCGGCCCGTGGCCGTGGCTGGGCCTGTCCTTCGCGCTGGCGCTCTACCACGGCCTGGCGGGCGGGCTGATCACGCTGGTGTCCCGGCTGCCGGCCGCGCCGCTGTGGGCCGCGCTGGTGTTCATCGCCCTGGAGACCCCGCGCGCGTGGTTCCCCTTCGGCGGCTTCCCGTGGGGCCGGGTCGCCTTCAGCCAGCCCGAAGGCGCGTTCCTGCCGCTCGCCTCGATCGGCGGCGCCCCGCTGGTCGGCCTGGCCGTCGTCCTCACCGGCTTCGCGCCGGCCGCTCTCGCCGCGCGGCTGTGGCGGGTGCGCAAGATCACCCGCCCGGCGGCCTTCGCCGCGCTCGGCACCCTGCTGCCCGTCGTCGCCGGTCTCGCGCTCTGGCCGGCGATCGGCACCGACGCCCAGGACGGCGAGCGCACCGTCGCCACCGTCCAGGGCAACGCCCCGGACATCGGGCTCGCCCTGCAGGGGGAGCGGACCGTGCTGCGCGACAACACCATCGCCGAAAGCCGGCGGCTGCTCGCGGACATCCGGGCCGGCAAGGTGCCCAAGCCGGACCTGCTCGTGTGGCCGGAGAGCGCGACCACCGTCACCGGCCCGGACCTGCAGGTCGACCAGCTGGTCGCCAACTTCGGCGTCCCCGCCCTGATCGGGGCGATCTACCGGCTGCCGGACGGGCACCTGCAGAACTCCGTCATCACCTGGGACCCCCGCACCGGGCCCGGCGCGCGCTACGCCAAGCAGCAGCTGGTGCCCTTCGGCGAATACGTCCCGGCCCGCAAGCTCGCCGAGCTGGTCACGCCGTTCCTCGACTCCGAAACCGTGGACATGGTCCCCGGCGACGGCACCAACCAGGCCATGGCCGCCGCGGGCACCAGGATCGGCGTGTTCGTCTGCTACGAAGCCGCGTTCGACTACCCGGCCCGCGACGCCGTGCGCGACGGCGCCGAGCTGCTCGTCGTGCCGACCAACAACGCCTGGTACGGCGAGAGCGAGATGAGCGTGCAGCAGCTGGCCATGTCCCGGCTGCGGGCGGTCGAGCACGGCCGGGCCGTCGTGGTGTCGGCGGTCTCCGGGGTGAGCGCCATCGTCGCCCCCGACGGGACCGTGACCAGCTCAACCGGCCTTTTCACGGCGGATTCGCTGGTCGGGCGCGTCCCGTTGCGGACGCAGACTACGCTGTCGGATCAATTGGGTGCGTGGACGGAGTACGGGCTGCTGGCTCTGGCGATCGCCGGGGTGGCCGGCGGGCTCGTACTCCGTTTTCGCACGCGGCGCAGCAGCGCCGGCACGGCAGCAGGGGAAGCGGCGGACTGACCGCCGCGGATATCGGAGGAGCACGGATGTCGCAGGCGCCGCGGGGGGCCCGGGAAATCGAGCCGGTGCTGGTGGTGATCCCGACCTACAACGAGCGGGAGAACCTCGGCCCGATCCTGGACCGCCTGCACAAGGCACTCCCGGACGTGCACGTGCTCGTGGTGGACGACGGCAGCCCCGACGGCACCGGCGAGCTCGCCGACGAGCGCGCGGCGGCCAACGACCACGTCCACGTGCTGCACCGCACCGAGAAGGCCGGCCTCGGCGCCGCCTACATCGCCGGGTTCCGCTGGGGCCTGGCGCGTGAGTACAACACGATCGTCGAGATGGACGCCGACGGCTCGCACGCCCCCGAAGACCTGCCCCGCCTGCTCGACGCGGTCGGCGACGCCGACCTGGCGATCGGCTCGCGGTACGTCCCGGGCGGCAGCGTCGTCAACTGGCCGGTCAAGCGCCAGGTCCTCTCCCGCGGCGCGAACCTCTACTCGCAGGTCGCGCTGGGCATGAAGGTCCGCGACATCACCGCCGGGTTCCGCGCCTACCGCCGCCCGGTGCTGGAGAAGCTGGCCCTGGACGAGGTCAACTCGCACGGCTACTGCTTCCAGATCGACCTGACCATCCGCACCGACGAGGCCGGCTTCGAGATCGTCGAGGTCCCGATCACCTTCACCGAGCGCGAGATCGGCGAGTCGAAGATGAACGGCTCGATCATCCAGGAGGCGTTCCTGCGGGTGGCGAAGTGGGGCCTGGAGCGCCGCTGGCACCAGCTGCGCAAGCTCCTCAAGCGCGCCTGACCCGGTTCCGGCCGTTCTGGGCCATGATGGGGCCGGTGACGACCATCGTGGCCTTCCACGCCCACGCCGACGACCCCGTCCTGCTCAGCGGCGGCACGCTGGCCCGCGCCGCGGCCGACGGGCACCGCGTGGTTGTCGTCGTGGCCACCGACGGCATCGCCGCCGAGCACCCGACGCCACGCTGGGCCGAACTGGAGGCGGCCGCGGCCATCCTCGGCGTGCACCGGGTCGTGCACCTGGGCTACGCCGACAGCGGCCACGGCCCCCAGCTCTTCGCCGACCCGCCGGGGCGGCAGCGCTTCGCCCGCGCGGACACCGAGGAAGCCGCGCACCGGCTCGCCGCCGTGCTGCACGAAGAGCGCGCCGACCTGCTGCTGGGCTACGACGGCAACGGCGGTTACGGGCACCGCGACCACGTGAAGGTGCACGAGGTGGCCCGCCGGGCGGCCCGGCTGACCGGAACGCGGCTGCTGGAGGCCACCCTGCCCCGCGACTTCGCGCTGCGGTTCGTGCGGGTGCTGCGGACGCTGCGGATCCCGTTCGACTACGACGCCGAAGCGCTCGGCCACGCCTACAGCCCGGCCTCGGCCATCACCCACCGGTTCGACGTGCGGCGCTTCGCCGCGCGCAAGCAGGCGGCGCTGGCCGCGCACGTGTCGGACGTCCGCGGCCGCGGACGGCTCTCGGCGGTGCTGCGGGTGCTCGTGTGGCTGCCGGCGCCGCTGTTCGGGCTGGTGGCCGGCCGGGAGTGGTTCACCGAGGTCACGCCGGCAGGATCGGCACACCCAGGTCTGCAAGTTCCTGCACGTTCTGGTCGTCGGCGTCGGTGACGATCCCGGCGACGTCGCCGAAGGGCAGCACGGTGAACCGGGACGCCGCCCCGAGCTTCTCGGCGCTGGCCAGCACGTAGGTGTCGGCCGCGCGCCGGGCCAGGGTGCGTTTCATGGCGGCTTCGTCGGCGTCACCCGTGGTCAGGCCGGCCTCGGGGTGGACGCCGGTGACGCCGAGCAGGAAGACGTCGGCGCTGATCGACCCGGCGGCCTCGGCGGCGGCCGCGCCGCAGGTCACCGCGGAGTGCCGGAACAGGCGCCCGCCGAGCAGGAACACCTCGATGCCGTGGTGGTCGAGCAGCGCGACGGCGACGGTCGGGCTGTGCGTGACGACGGTGGCTTCGAGGTTCTTCGGCAGGGCTTTCGCCACGGCGAGGGTGGTGGTGCCGCCGTCGAGGATGACCGTCGACCCGGGCCGGACCAGCGTGGCCGCGGCCTTGGCGACCCGGTCCTTGCCGTCGACGGCGATGGCCGTGCGGCTGGCGTAGTCGGCGACGGCGGGGGAGACGGGCAGCGCACCGCCGTAGACGCGCTGGCAGAGCCCGGCCGCGGCGAGGTCGCGCAGGTCGCGGCGGATGCTGTCCTCGGAGACGCCGAGTTCGGCCGCGACGTCCTTGGCCAGCACCTTGCCGTCGGCGGCGAGCCGGGCCAGCAGCAGTTCACGGCGTTCCCCGACCAGCATGCACGATCCTCCTTGTTGTTTCCGAGTCGTGCACATTATGGTCGCGGCATGACCTCTTCGACAAGCCTGTCCCGCAACCCGCGCGTCCGGGTCACCGACGTGGAGCTGCTGTCGTCGGCCTGGTACGTGCTCCGCCGCACGACGTTCGACTACCGGCACGCCGACGGCCGCTGGACGACCGAGCAGCGTGAAACCTACGACCGCGGCAACGGCGCCACGGTGCTGCTCTACGACCTCGCGGGCGGCACTGTCCTGCTGACCCGCCAGTTCCGCTACCCGGTCTACGTCAACGACCACCCGGACGGCATGTTCATCGAGACGGCAGCCGGCCTCCTGGACGCCGACGACCCGGAGACGGCGATCCGCCGCGAAGCCGAGGAGGAAACCGGCGTCCGCATCGGCGCGCTGGAGCACGTCTTCGACGTCTACACGAGCCC
Encoded proteins:
- a CDS encoding cytochrome P450, encoding MTTSEELPTLASLRSPVLGDNPYLRKLQAERPIWRVRTDTGDEGWLVVGYPEIKELMLDKRIGRTHPKPAEAAQLADNPIFSMIAGVAAGRDEHELHAAFRALLIPHFSHKKMQSLKPRVEGIVRGMVDELAALTPPVDLQTAFSLPVSLKVLCELMGVPQDERDRLGELLDHVHGIGEHANAGQAEFIGYLMGLAARKREDPGDDVISGICQAGLKDSDVTNIVCMLLFAGHESVATHIGNGVARLLTRPDLLAEVRSDPSAMAGAVEELLRTANFGGGAQPHYAHEDIEISGVTIRAGDLVLPDFAIANFDERSFADPERIDFGRKPNQHLTFAHGAWHCVGAPLARLELNAVFTALLAKFPDLTLTTTLEKLNRVDGEDGTDRLAASISALPVAW
- a CDS encoding PIG-L deacetylase family protein: MGELRGVEALAGRTPTVLSAHYDDGVLSCGGLLAACAEAGTPGTVVTVFSGAPEPPLSDAARAFHRACGLGDADAIATREAEDDRAMTAVGAAPVRLGVPDALYRKDHAGHPRYPQEEGMSRAALAAETELIGRLAAVLAAEPSVRDAELVLAPLAIGNHIDHRITRAAARLLDRDPDTVWWYEDAPYVIFPKDLLEPFDESHTDPRTVRLTRGQWQAKLRGIGCYASQAPILLGGHAELPKWLTMYAESLADGEPAERYWSLPAA
- a CDS encoding macrolide family glycosyltransferase is translated as MHVLFVTVPALGHLRPTLPLARELRNRGHRVTYAAHDKFRADVEAAGAALLPIPVALPPRSATPSARHTVATAEALLAMTKVSGRLLNELFENDRPDVLCYDAQAVSATMVAERFDVPCVALNPTYASNAHFSLDELLAAGTDMSDPRAIEIFTEIFRSQLSTAAEFGLTPPHERESCAPLNLVFLPRSFQPAADTFDERFHFVGPALGGWADDSAWRKTGDRPLLFISMGSFLADTTGFFRQCFEAFGDTGWQVAMAIGEHVDPAELGPVPANTEVRPYFPQLSVLRHAEAFVSHAGMNSVLESLTAGVPLVTVPQQQEELRTARTVADQDLGVLLEPETLTAQGLREAVETVHTSDRIRAAVAAFRNELRSAEPAATRSADLIEHHLAALSQTA
- a CDS encoding DeoR/GlpR family DNA-binding transcription regulator; protein product: MDGEQRRRTITRWVSEYGGLTVLEFAERHGVSTEAVWSDLTALEHEGTLRRVPDGAIPVVPVRPGVGTPDAPDEWGALCEMHAEKERIARAAVGEVPAGGSILLDAGSTVAQLVGLLPADHDLTIVTQSVAVAVALSERPDLNLMLVGGRVRGGSLALVDSWALRTLADTCVDVAFLSADGVSVRHGMTVRNGAVAMVKRAAMVAARRTVLLADHTKLDQDRLARFGALGEVDVLITDDHADPECVAAIAAAGPRVLVV
- a CDS encoding DeoR/GlpR family DNA-binding transcription regulator, yielding MYAEERQRIIVERLRVHGRVEVVPLAAEFAVTAETIRRDLTALERLGHARRVHGGAISLDRLSFEPAVGARRAVMTAEKTRIARAALGELPEVGTILIDAGTTTERLAAELPADRELTVVTNSVNVALSLHARPNLQVVLVGGRLRSTTLATVDDWALRALRDTFVEVAFIATNGVSAERGLTTPDLDEALVKRASIDCARRRVLLADHSKVDNVFLTRFADLSDIDTFITDDGIDPKARSDIAAAGPRVIAV
- a CDS encoding amidohydrolase yields the protein MTDEQTTLLLGGRIYTPAGPDTTAMAVTGGTVVWVGQDAPARALHPGARVVDLHGAFVAPAFVDAHVHATATGLHLTGLDLTGVRSAADLLAHVRTAVAPGQVLLAHGWDETTWTDPRLPSRAELDDAAGGTPVYLSRVDVHSALVSTALVELAPAARDADGWSPEGPLTRAAHHAVRAAVRAAITPEQRERAQRAFLAEAAKQGIVSVHECAGPDISGRDDLAALLALAGPGTPEVVGYWGELGAVETARELGARGLAGDLFADGALGSHTAALTEPYADHPGTGTRYLDAHRIAGHLAACTEAGLQAGFHVIGDAAVAEVVEGFRLAEKEVGQRALAARHHRLEHLEMVTADQAKQLAGWGVVASMQPQFDALWGGPEGMYAERLGAERAAGLNPFATLAAEGVLLAFGSDAPVTPLDPWASVRAAAYHRTPGAGLSPRAAFTAHTRAGHRAAGVNDGVTGSLVPGAPAHYAIWDATDLVVATPDSRVQRWSTDPRAGVPPLPRLEPDAALPQCLRTVRAGAVLHDTIT